ATTGTCGTAACAAAAGAATCATAGGAGATTCCCCATGAAAGCAAGATTTTCCAAATTCACTTTGGTGACAGTTGCCTTGTTAACCCTGACAGCTTGCTCCCAATCTCAATCCACTAGTTCTAAATCTTCTGCAAAAGAAGAAACTAAACAAACGCAAACCAAGTTTTCCAAAGAAACGTCTTCTACAAAGGATACGTCAAAAGAAACTGGCAAAGAAGAGTCGTCAAAAGCTGGCAAGTCAGATGTGAAAGTGGACTCTGGTGTCAGCTATAATGGTTCTTACTATAGTGTAAAAGGGAAATATGGTGAGGTCATGATCGCCAACAAACATTATCCCTTGTCGCCTGACTTTAACCCAGGTGAAGATCCTGAAGCTGTTTCAGCCCTTCATGAATTGATCGCAGCCATGCAGGCAGAGGGTTATCCAATTAGTGATCAATACAGTGGTTTTCGTAGCTACGACACCCAAGTTGGCCTCTATCAAAACTATGTCAATCAAGATGGTCAGGAAGCAGCAGATCGTTATTCCGCAAGACCGGGTTATAGTGAACACCAGACAGGTTTGACCTTTGATTTGATCGATACCAGTGGTAATCTGGTGACAGAACCTGGACCAAGTAAGTGGTTGCTCAAGAATGCCGCTAAATATGGCTTTGTGGTTCGTTACCAAGAAGGAAAAGAAAAAGTGACAGGCTACATGCCAGAAAGCTGGCATCTCCGCTATATCGGAAAAGAAGCACAAGATATCGCGGACTCAGGCTTGAGTCTGGAAGAATACTATGGCTTCACCGGTGGCGATTACGTTGATAAATAAAAAAGGTTGGGATTGATATCCCAACCTTTTTATTGTATGTTTTTTAGAAACGCATCTAGCTCTTTTTGATTCTTGAGAGAGAGAAATTTCTCAGGGTAGGTGGAGTGGATGCTTTGATACCTTTCTCTGGCACTTTTTGTTCGTCCATCCCAAAGGATCCAACGGATGAATTCCCAGTCAAAGCGTTCAGGGCAGCCTGCTGCCATACTCTCACGGACGCGTCCCTTATAACGGCAGTATCGTTTCCAGGCTCTAAAGAGGCAGTTCCAACGAGAGAAGTTGAGAAAGATAATCTGGTCGGCTTGCTCCATTCTCTCCTCATAGCAGCACCAAGAGTAATTGCCATCAATGACCCAGGCTTTATGATCGCTGAGAAACTGTCTCATCTCACCTTCCATCGTATCCCGGTCACTGTCTATCCAGCCCGGTTGAAATTGAAGGGTATCCATGTGGAGCTTGGGAATGGAGTAGTGGCGGGATAAGTTTTCAGCTAAGGTGGATTTACCTGATCCAGAATAGCCGATAATAACGATTTTCATAAGCACCTCTCAAAAAATTAGGCACAAAAAAAGCTCCGGAGAGCTTGATTTTTATGCTGTTCTTGATTAACCAAGTTTCGCTGCAAGACGTGCTTTATCACGGCTAGCTTTGTTCTTGTGGATCAAACCTTTAGTTTCTGCTTTATCGATAGCTGAGCTAGCAGCGCGGTAAAGTTCTTCAGATGGGTTTGCTTCAAAAGATTTGATTGCAGTACGCATAGCTGATTTTTGAGCTGAGTTTTTTTCGTTTTGTTTAACGTTCAATTCAGCGCGTTTGATAGCTGATTTAATGTTTGCCAAGTTATTCACCTCCATTGATAATCTAACTATCTCATTATATATGAAAAGTTAAGATTTGACAAGCCTAAAATAGCTTTTCCTTAAAAAAGTACCGTTAACAGGCCATTTTCTCTAGCGTTTGAGATAAATTTCATCGATTTCATGATTGGTTGCTTTATGGAGAATCAGATCAGCTCGGTTTCTGGTTGGTTGGATGTAATATTGCAAGTTGACTAAATTTATGGATTCCCATACCTGGTGGGCCATGCTTAAAACTTCTTCTAGGGGTTGCTCTGTAAATTGATAGTAGTAGTTATTGGGATCATTCTGAGCTAATGCAAGGAGTTTTTGGAAGCGATCGATATACCAAGATTCGATATCATTGACTGCGGCATCCACATAGATTGAAAAATCAAAGAAATCGGTCATATAGAGACTGTCATTTTGTGGATTTTGAAAGACATTGATCCCTTCTACAATGACAAAATCAGCCGGTAAAATGGTTTGCTTCTCATCTGGGACAATATCGTATATTTCGTGGGAATAGACAGGGATTTCTACGCTCTTGTTGTTTTTAATTTGATTGAGAAAATCAAGGAGCAATTCCATATCATAGCTTTCCGGAAATCCTTTTCGATTGAGGATCTCTTGTTCTTTTAAGATAGCATTTGGATAGAGGAAGCCATCCGTTGTTACCAACTCCACCGTCGAGCCTTCAAAGGTTCGTGACAGCAGGATTTGAAGTAAACGGCTAGTGGTGGATTTTCCAACCGCAACACTCCCTGAAACCCCAATGATAAAGGGTTGGCGTTCACTCGTTTTTTGAAGGAAAATACCTTTTGAGAAGGCCAAATCTTCTTTGGAACGCTTGTAGATGCCTATCAGGTTTGTCAAAGGCAGGTAGACGTCACGTACATCCTGGAGGTTGATGCGGTCGTTAAAACTTTTAATAGAATTGAGCTCTGTTTGAGAGAGAGGTGGGGTGGTTTTGCGGTGCAAATTTTGCCAAGTTTCCCGATTAATTTTTTCAAAATGTAGAAATTCTTTGTCCATATGTCACTCCTATTGTAGTCTTTAGTATACCAATTTTTAGAGGTCATGTAAACGATTTAAAAAAGGAGTGAATTATGATAAAATAACCTTATGAGTAAAATGTATTTTGATGTAAACCCAGATGCAGCCCATGATATTCATGATCTGGCTGTAGTTTTATTGGGGCAAAAGATGAATTTTTATACGGACGCCGGCGTCTTTAGTAAAAAAATGATTGACTATGGAAGCCAGGTGCTCTTATCAACCCTGGATTTTCAAGAAGGAGAAAGTGTCCTTGATGTTGGCTGTGGCTATGGTCCAATTGGCCTCTCTCTCGCTAAAGCGCAAGGAGTTGCAGTGACTATGGTGGATGTTAATGAGCGGGCGCTGGACTTGGCTAAGAAAAATGCCAGCCGAAATGGCGTGGAAGCTCAGATCTTTTCTTCGGATGTCTATGAAGCAGTAGAAGGGGTCTTTGACCATGTGATCAGTAATCCGCCGATCCGAGCTGGTAAGAAAGTGGTTCACCAAGTGATCACTGGTAGTTTTGAACATTTGAAACCAGGTGGAGACTTGACCATTGTCATTCAGAAAAAACAAGGGGCTCCAAGTGCTAAGGCCAAGATGGAAGAGACCTTTGGCAATTGTGAGACAGTAAAAAAAGACAAGGGCTATTATATTTTAAGAAGTGAGAAAGAATCATGAGAGCAGTAGATATCATTCAGAAAAAAAGAGATGGTCTTGCCTTAAACAAGGAAGAAATTGAATGGCTGATTGAGGGCTATGTGGCTGGAACGGTTCCAGATTACCAAATGTCCGCTTTTGCTATGGCTGTTTATTTTAAAGGGATGACGACGGAAGAAATCTCCCATATGACCATGAAGATGGTCCAAACGGGGCAACAGTTTGATCTGTCAGCTATTCCAGGAATCAAGGTAGACAAACATTCGACTGGTGGTGTGGGAGACAAGGTGACCTTGGTCTTGGTGCCTCTGGTTGCAAGTTTTGGAGTGCCGGTTGCTAAAATGAGCGGTCGTGGCTTAGGCCACACGGGTGGAACCATCGATAAGTTGGAATCCATTAAAGGTTTCCAAATTGAACGGACCCAAGAGGAATTTATCCAGCAGGTTCAGGAGATTGGCTTATCGGTTATTGGGCAATCTGACCAACTTGTGAAGGCAGACAAACTTTTGTATGCTCTGCGTGATGTAACGGCGACAGTGGATACCATTCCTTTGATTGCTAGCTCCGTCATGAGTAAGAAAATTGCTGCAGGTGCGGATGCCATTCTTTTGGACGTGACGGTAGGCGAGGGTGCCTTCATGAAGAATATTGAGGATGCTCGTCGCTTAGCACGTACCATGGTGGATCTTGGAAATGCAGTGGGTCGGAAAACCATCGCTGTCATTACAGATATGAGCCAACCTTTGGGAACCAGCATTGGTAATCGTTTAGAAATTTTAGAAGCCCTGGATATTCTGAAAGGACAAGGACGCGCTGATGTCACAGAGTTTATTTGTGAATTAGCGCAAATCATGTTGAAATTGGCCAATGTAGATCAATCAATTGAAGCCATCCATGAACACTTGAACAATGGTCAGGCTTTAGCGAAGTTTGAAGAAATGGTTGTGGCTCAAGGTGGAGACTTAGAAGATTTGCATCGTCCCGTCAAAGTGGATCAGGTCCTTGAAGTAACAGCGGACCAAGATGGCGTTATTGCTGCTTTACCTGCCATGGAGTTTGGTTTGTTTGCTATGAGGCTGGGTGCTGGTCGTGCTGTCAAATCGGATCCCCTCGATTATGAAACAGGGATTGTGTTTGACAAAAAAGTGGGAGAGCACGTCAAAAAAGGGGAACGCATTGCCCGCATTTTCATGAATGAAAAAAATTCACAAGAAAGAGTTACAGAATTCAAAAAAAATGTTAAAATACTAGAAAGGGCTGAAAGCGTTAAAGAAATTATTGAAATAATATCTTAAGCAGCTCAGGAGATTGTATGAAGTTAAATAAATATATCGATCACACTCTTTTAAAACCAGATGCACAACAAGAACAGATCGAAAAGCTGATCGAAGAAGCCAAGGCTTATGATTTTGCGAGTGTCTGTGTGAACCCGACATGGGTGAATTTTGCGGCTGAGGGCTTGCGCGATTCAGACGTTAAAGTTTGTACCGTCATTGGTTTTCCTTTAGGAGCAAATACACCATTTGTCAAAGCGTGTGAGACAAAAAATGCGATTCAAAATGGTGCCGATGAGATTGACATGGTCATTAATATCGGGGCTCTTAAGTCTAAGAATTTAGCACTAGTTGAGGAAGATATCCAAGCTGTAGTCGAAGCGAGCGGTGATAAGCTG
The DNA window shown above is from Streptococcus sp. S1 and carries:
- the ldcB gene encoding LD-carboxypeptidase LdcB/DacB is translated as MKARFSKFTLVTVALLTLTACSQSQSTSSKSSAKEETKQTQTKFSKETSSTKDTSKETGKEESSKAGKSDVKVDSGVSYNGSYYSVKGKYGEVMIANKHYPLSPDFNPGEDPEAVSALHELIAAMQAEGYPISDQYSGFRSYDTQVGLYQNYVNQDGQEAADRYSARPGYSEHQTGLTFDLIDTSGNLVTEPGPSKWLLKNAAKYGFVVRYQEGKEKVTGYMPESWHLRYIGKEAQDIADSGLSLEEYYGFTGGDYVDK
- a CDS encoding DNA topology modulation protein, yielding MKIVIIGYSGSGKSTLAENLSRHYSIPKLHMDTLQFQPGWIDSDRDTMEGEMRQFLSDHKAWVIDGNYSWCCYEERMEQADQIIFLNFSRWNCLFRAWKRYCRYKGRVRESMAAGCPERFDWEFIRWILWDGRTKSARERYQSIHSTYPEKFLSLKNQKELDAFLKNIQ
- the rpsT gene encoding 30S ribosomal protein S20, which codes for MEVNNLANIKSAIKRAELNVKQNEKNSAQKSAMRTAIKSFEANPSEELYRAASSAIDKAETKGLIHKNKASRDKARLAAKLG
- the coaA gene encoding type I pantothenate kinase, whose translation is MDKEFLHFEKINRETWQNLHRKTTPPLSQTELNSIKSFNDRINLQDVRDVYLPLTNLIGIYKRSKEDLAFSKGIFLQKTSERQPFIIGVSGSVAVGKSTTSRLLQILLSRTFEGSTVELVTTDGFLYPNAILKEQEILNRKGFPESYDMELLLDFLNQIKNNKSVEIPVYSHEIYDIVPDEKQTILPADFVIVEGINVFQNPQNDSLYMTDFFDFSIYVDAAVNDIESWYIDRFQKLLALAQNDPNNYYYQFTEQPLEEVLSMAHQVWESINLVNLQYYIQPTRNRADLILHKATNHEIDEIYLKR
- a CDS encoding class I SAM-dependent methyltransferase produces the protein MSKMYFDVNPDAAHDIHDLAVVLLGQKMNFYTDAGVFSKKMIDYGSQVLLSTLDFQEGESVLDVGCGYGPIGLSLAKAQGVAVTMVDVNERALDLAKKNASRNGVEAQIFSSDVYEAVEGVFDHVISNPPIRAGKKVVHQVITGSFEHLKPGGDLTIVIQKKQGAPSAKAKMEETFGNCETVKKDKGYYILRSEKES
- a CDS encoding pyrimidine-nucleoside phosphorylase, with the protein product MRAVDIIQKKRDGLALNKEEIEWLIEGYVAGTVPDYQMSAFAMAVYFKGMTTEEISHMTMKMVQTGQQFDLSAIPGIKVDKHSTGGVGDKVTLVLVPLVASFGVPVAKMSGRGLGHTGGTIDKLESIKGFQIERTQEEFIQQVQEIGLSVIGQSDQLVKADKLLYALRDVTATVDTIPLIASSVMSKKIAAGADAILLDVTVGEGAFMKNIEDARRLARTMVDLGNAVGRKTIAVITDMSQPLGTSIGNRLEILEALDILKGQGRADVTEFICELAQIMLKLANVDQSIEAIHEHLNNGQALAKFEEMVVAQGGDLEDLHRPVKVDQVLEVTADQDGVIAALPAMEFGLFAMRLGAGRAVKSDPLDYETGIVFDKKVGEHVKKGERIARIFMNEKNSQERVTEFKKNVKILERAESVKEIIEIIS
- the deoC gene encoding deoxyribose-phosphate aldolase, with the translated sequence MKLNKYIDHTLLKPDAQQEQIEKLIEEAKAYDFASVCVNPTWVNFAAEGLRDSDVKVCTVIGFPLGANTPFVKACETKNAIQNGADEIDMVINIGALKSKNLALVEEDIQAVVEASGDKLVKVIIETCLLTDDEKIVACQIAKLAGADFVKTSTGFSTGGATVEDVALMRQTVGPDMGVKASGGARSYEDALAFIEAGATRIGTSSGVAIMEGKVAHGDY